The proteins below come from a single Tenuifilum sp. 4138str genomic window:
- a CDS encoding SusF/SusE family outer membrane protein, whose product MKRNIITKLSALALVLATIGFVACTEETSDNRLAPNLATTQVIDVTSNSATVVGYIIAGTEKFSERGVCYSTSPDPTIDNDTIHWIDNGEKKATFQVTISGLTHVTTYYAKAYAKLGSEVKYGEELSFTTLPIPPTVTTADITDITSSSAKGGGNVTDNGGATVTARGVCWSTSQNPTIANAKTTDGNGDGSYNSTITGLMPNTTYYVRAYATNSAGTSYGEQKEFTTLNITKFWVVGDYNGWDNSDNAKYIISSLTSGNQAEGYVYLTAGGIKLVTDHSWSDPATFGDDGTNTGKLANPGNNITVASDGYYRIRGNRVDMAYELLKTDWGVIGSATPLGWGDETPLQYNQTLSQWIGAIHLTNAELKFRANHSWDYNLGGDKNALSYGGDNIAVDLEDDYAITLDLSTPNEYKCSINRWGIIGSATAGGWGSDQNMAWDAVNSVFKATIDLVVGEIKFRANDDWAVNFGGPLNALEPGGANIPINEAGNYTITLNPWTKVATITKN is encoded by the coding sequence ATGAAACGAAATATAATTACAAAATTATCTGCCCTCGCTTTAGTACTTGCTACAATTGGTTTTGTAGCCTGTACCGAGGAAACATCAGATAATAGGTTAGCCCCAAATCTTGCCACTACTCAGGTAATTGATGTTACTAGTAATTCTGCAACTGTTGTGGGCTACATAATTGCTGGAACTGAAAAATTCTCTGAAAGGGGTGTTTGCTACAGCACAAGCCCTGACCCAACCATTGATAATGATACCATTCATTGGATTGACAATGGCGAAAAGAAAGCAACATTCCAGGTTACAATTAGCGGGTTAACCCATGTAACTACATACTATGCAAAGGCCTACGCTAAACTAGGTAGTGAGGTTAAGTATGGCGAAGAACTTTCGTTCACAACTCTACCTATTCCACCAACGGTTACCACAGCCGATATTACCGATATTACCAGTTCATCGGCTAAGGGTGGTGGTAATGTAACCGATAATGGTGGTGCCACTGTAACTGCCAGAGGCGTTTGCTGGTCAACATCACAAAATCCAACCATTGCCAATGCAAAAACTACCGATGGAAACGGTGATGGCTCCTATAATAGCACTATTACTGGTTTGATGCCCAACACTACTTACTATGTAAGAGCATACGCAACTAATAGCGCAGGGACCTCTTACGGTGAACAAAAAGAGTTTACCACCCTTAACATCACTAAGTTCTGGGTAGTAGGCGACTATAACGGATGGGATAATTCCGATAATGCCAAGTATATCATTTCCTCATTAACTAGCGGAAACCAGGCCGAAGGTTATGTTTACCTTACTGCTGGCGGTATTAAACTGGTGACCGACCATAGCTGGAGCGACCCTGCTACTTTTGGCGATGATGGTACAAATACCGGCAAACTAGCAAATCCAGGTAATAACATTACAGTAGCATCGGATGGCTATTACCGTATCCGCGGTAATAGGGTTGATATGGCCTACGAATTGCTAAAAACTGACTGGGGTGTAATTGGTAGCGCAACACCACTTGGATGGGGCGACGAAACTCCTCTCCAGTATAACCAAACCTTAAGCCAGTGGATTGGTGCAATACACCTCACCAACGCTGAATTAAAATTCAGAGCTAACCACAGCTGGGACTACAACCTTGGCGGCGACAAAAATGCATTATCGTACGGTGGCGACAATATAGCAGTTGACCTTGAAGATGATTATGCTATTACACTTGATTTGAGTACACCAAACGAGTATAAGTGTAGCATAAACCGTTGGGGCATTATTGGCAGTGCAACTGCCGGTGGTTGGGGTTCCGACCAAAATATGGCATGGGATGCTGTTAATAGTGTATTTAAAGCAACTATTGATTTAGTTGTTGGTGAGATAAAGTTCAGGGCTAACGACGATTGGGCTGTAAACTTTGGTGGACCTCTTAATGCCCTTGAACCCGGTGGAGCTAATATTCCAATCAATGAAGCAGGCAACTACACCATAACCCTTAATCCATGGACTAAGGTTGCTACAATTACTAAGAACTAA
- a CDS encoding RagB/SusD family nutrient uptake outer membrane protein has translation MKRVKILFGIFLASLVITACVKDLDVKPKDPNTILSGNLGDDPVYMKQVLGKIYASYIIAGQGANGGADISAPDENFFTTCRALWNLQEITTDEAICAWGDVGIADLNTQTWSAQNPFLTALYQRLSLTITYANDFIKLTKGSSDPDVQRYNAEARFLRALAYYYHMDLFGNPPFTTDKDGVGKYYPKQLDENVVEARKKLFNYIVSELKAISPKLSAPGGVSTQANRAAAWMLLARTYLNSEVYTGTAKWDSCKMYCDSVISSGAYSLASNYRQNFSADNNFPANPEMILAWEQDGINTQGYVGTTFIIESSSDATYIRAEDYHGLTSNTNWNGNRARLQFVENMLGISDPGWSEGEDLRALYPADTRVYLKVKKQTDIPAASSSGDYGIGVYKFTALNVDGSQPANYNPAFACTDFPVFRLADAYMMRAEANFHLGSTAAALDDINYIRDRAYQGGDFGATPTNTYRLTSLTLDDILKERGREFYYEAQRRTDLIRFGKFTGGSYVWQWKGGVKEGTATPDHLNLFPIPAAEVSANPYIKQNPNY, from the coding sequence ATGAAGAGAGTTAAAATATTGTTCGGAATCTTTCTAGCATCGTTAGTAATTACCGCATGTGTGAAAGATCTTGATGTGAAGCCTAAGGATCCCAATACAATTCTTTCAGGGAACCTTGGCGATGACCCTGTCTACATGAAACAAGTTCTAGGTAAAATTTATGCTAGCTACATAATTGCAGGTCAAGGTGCAAATGGTGGTGCTGATATTAGTGCCCCTGACGAGAACTTCTTTACTACTTGCCGTGCACTTTGGAATCTACAGGAAATTACTACTGACGAAGCAATTTGTGCTTGGGGTGATGTGGGTATTGCTGACCTTAATACACAAACCTGGAGCGCTCAGAACCCATTCCTTACAGCTCTGTATCAACGCTTGAGCTTAACAATTACTTACGCTAACGATTTTATCAAGTTAACTAAAGGTAGTTCCGATCCCGATGTTCAACGCTACAACGCTGAGGCTCGTTTTCTAAGGGCACTTGCCTACTACTACCATATGGATCTTTTTGGTAATCCTCCCTTCACTACCGATAAGGATGGCGTTGGTAAGTATTACCCAAAACAGCTTGATGAAAATGTAGTTGAAGCACGTAAAAAACTGTTTAACTACATTGTATCTGAACTTAAAGCAATTTCACCCAAGCTATCAGCTCCCGGTGGTGTTTCCACACAGGCTAACCGTGCTGCTGCATGGATGTTGCTGGCCCGCACTTACCTTAACTCCGAGGTCTATACAGGAACAGCAAAGTGGGACAGCTGTAAAATGTATTGCGACAGCGTAATTTCATCAGGTGCCTACTCATTAGCTTCAAACTACCGTCAAAACTTTAGTGCAGATAATAATTTTCCTGCAAATCCGGAGATGATTCTTGCATGGGAACAAGATGGTATTAATACCCAGGGTTATGTTGGCACAACTTTCATTATTGAATCGAGCAGCGATGCTACTTACATCAGAGCTGAAGATTATCATGGTTTAACATCAAATACCAACTGGAATGGCAATCGCGCTCGTTTGCAATTTGTTGAAAACATGTTGGGAATTTCTGACCCGGGTTGGAGCGAAGGAGAAGATCTTCGTGCACTTTACCCTGCCGATACCCGTGTTTACCTTAAGGTTAAAAAGCAAACCGACATACCAGCTGCTTCATCTAGCGGTGACTATGGCATTGGCGTTTACAAGTTCACAGCACTAAATGTTGATGGTTCTCAGCCTGCAAATTATAACCCAGCTTTTGCCTGCACTGATTTCCCTGTATTCCGCCTTGCCGATGCTTATATGATGCGTGCTGAAGCCAATTTCCACTTAGGTAGTACTGCTGCTGCACTTGATGATATTAACTATATTCGCGACCGGGCTTATCAAGGAGGTGACTTTGGTGCTACACCAACTAATACCTACCGTTTAACCTCACTTACACTTGATGATATCTTAAAAGAAAGAGGACGTGAGTTTTACTACGAAGCTCAACGTCGTACGGACTTGATCCGTTTCGGTAAGTTCACAGGTGGATCATATGTATGGCAATGGAAGGGTGGTGTTAAGGAAGGTACTGCTACCCCTGATCACTTAAACCTTTTCCCAATTCCTGCTGCTGAAGTTTCAGCTAACCCATACATTAAACAAAACCCCAATTACTAA
- a CDS encoding alpha-amylase family glycosyl hydrolase → MKRFYLSILFIYSALGLMAQPITVTPALPTDADAVTIVFDATKATRSDLVGYTGEVYTHTGVKVEGNPDWQYVIGTWGNNTTQPKLTRTGTNTYQLTISPSIRQFYGVPDDKKITQMCFVFRSADATKQTEDIFYNVYEQGLSVSITNPSQTKPIYELNDNISIQVSANSSTSLKLYIDNAEVASTNQTAISFPYTADTYGKHWIKAEASDGTTTKYDSVYILVRTPVDVATLPNGMRPGVNILNDNSVTIVLYDPPAKKNYTYLVGSFSDWLPDEQYYMKRTPDGKYHWLTLNGLEPNKEYAFQFLIDGYLRIADPFTNKTLDPNDQYIPSSVYPNLMAYPTGKTNGIASVFSTNPTTYSWQTATFTPPTKENLVIYELHIRDFVGDSYIQTVRDSLSYLKKLGINAVELMPINEFEGNDSWGYNPSFYFATDKAYGKPNDYKEFIDEAHSMGMAVIIDMVLNHSFGQSPLVQMYSTSDGSTLGTPTADNPWYNTTCPHPPYCWGYDFNHESAETQKFVDSVLTYWLTEYKVDGFRFDFTKGFTNTPNAGSAYDAARIAILKRIADKIWSINPNAYIILEHFCDNSEEMALAEYRSSEGKGMLIWGNMNYAYGEATMGWVSTSDISWVAAKQRGWSVPHVVGYMESHDEERLMYKNLQFGNSSNSDHNVKTLPIALMRMQTAANLFIPFPGPKMIWQFGELGYDVSIDYNGRLGRKPLHWEYYQDDNRREIFNTFAHLNRLKQQYEVFKTDNYDYNLSGAIKWLKLNSSAMDVVIAGNFDVNQKSTTITFNNTGWWYEYYSGDSVQLSTTSYQLTLNPAEYRMFTSKRIKRNDIYVGINQPKSSKAEIMVWPNPASENIFIKYFQPSNGQVKVDMYNLTGQLVYSETRHNFSGENTIGINIPNELPRGLYILRISSNGFVNSSKVAIEQ, encoded by the coding sequence ATGAAAAGGTTTTATTTATCTATTCTTTTTATTTATTCGGCATTAGGCCTTATGGCCCAACCCATTACCGTTACCCCTGCTCTCCCTACCGATGCCGATGCGGTAACAATTGTTTTTGATGCAACAAAGGCTACCCGAAGCGATCTGGTAGGATATACAGGCGAGGTATACACCCACACCGGTGTTAAGGTTGAAGGTAACCCTGACTGGCAGTATGTTATTGGAACATGGGGAAATAATACTACTCAGCCCAAGCTAACCCGTACGGGTACAAACACTTACCAGCTAACCATTTCGCCAAGCATTAGACAGTTTTATGGAGTGCCTGACGATAAAAAGATAACCCAGATGTGCTTTGTGTTCAGAAGTGCCGACGCCACAAAGCAGACCGAGGATATCTTCTACAATGTTTATGAACAAGGTCTTTCGGTTAGCATAACTAACCCCTCGCAAACAAAGCCTATATATGAGCTAAACGACAATATCAGCATACAGGTTTCGGCAAATAGTTCAACCTCACTAAAGCTTTACATCGATAATGCTGAGGTTGCCAGTACAAATCAAACAGCAATATCTTTCCCCTACACTGCCGATACATACGGTAAGCATTGGATTAAAGCCGAAGCATCGGATGGAACAACAACCAAATACGATTCAGTTTATATCTTGGTACGCACGCCTGTAGATGTTGCAACCCTACCAAATGGCATGCGCCCAGGAGTAAACATCTTGAATGATAATTCTGTTACCATAGTTCTATATGATCCTCCTGCAAAAAAGAATTATACTTACCTTGTAGGTAGCTTTTCCGATTGGTTGCCCGATGAGCAGTACTACATGAAACGCACGCCTGATGGTAAGTATCACTGGTTAACACTCAACGGACTTGAACCAAATAAGGAATATGCATTCCAGTTCCTAATTGATGGATACCTACGTATTGCTGACCCATTCACTAACAAAACACTTGACCCAAACGACCAGTATATACCCTCCTCAGTGTATCCTAACCTGATGGCATACCCAACCGGAAAAACAAATGGAATTGCATCGGTATTCTCAACCAACCCAACCACCTATAGCTGGCAAACAGCTACTTTCACACCTCCAACAAAGGAAAACCTTGTTATTTACGAGTTACATATTCGCGATTTTGTAGGCGATTCCTATATTCAAACAGTTAGAGATTCGCTCAGCTACCTGAAAAAGTTAGGGATTAATGCAGTAGAGCTCATGCCAATCAATGAGTTCGAGGGCAACGATAGCTGGGGATATAATCCATCCTTTTACTTTGCCACCGATAAGGCCTACGGCAAACCCAATGATTACAAAGAATTTATTGATGAAGCCCACAGCATGGGCATGGCAGTAATTATAGATATGGTACTAAACCATTCATTTGGCCAATCGCCACTGGTGCAGATGTACTCCACTTCCGATGGTTCAACCCTAGGCACTCCAACAGCCGATAATCCCTGGTACAATACTACATGTCCTCACCCGCCCTACTGTTGGGGATACGATTTTAACCACGAAAGTGCCGAAACTCAAAAGTTTGTCGATTCGGTTCTCACATACTGGCTAACCGAGTATAAAGTAGATGGATTCCGTTTTGACTTCACAAAAGGGTTTACCAATACTCCCAATGCAGGATCGGCATACGATGCTGCACGTATTGCGATTCTGAAACGCATTGCCGACAAAATTTGGTCAATTAACCCCAACGCTTATATCATTCTTGAACATTTCTGTGATAACAGCGAAGAAATGGCACTTGCTGAGTATCGTAGTAGCGAAGGGAAAGGTATGCTAATATGGGGTAACATGAACTACGCCTATGGCGAGGCAACTATGGGTTGGGTTTCAACATCCGATATATCGTGGGTTGCAGCCAAACAACGTGGTTGGAGCGTGCCACATGTTGTAGGATACATGGAAAGTCATGATGAGGAGCGGTTGATGTACAAAAACCTTCAGTTCGGCAACTCGAGCAACTCAGATCATAACGTGAAAACATTGCCAATTGCCTTAATGCGAATGCAAACCGCAGCAAACCTATTTATTCCATTTCCCGGACCTAAAATGATTTGGCAGTTTGGTGAACTTGGTTACGATGTAAGCATAGACTATAACGGTCGCCTTGGCCGAAAACCATTACACTGGGAATACTATCAGGACGATAATCGCAGAGAGATATTCAACACCTTTGCCCACCTAAACAGGCTTAAGCAACAGTATGAGGTTTTTAAAACAGATAACTACGATTATAACCTCTCCGGAGCAATTAAGTGGCTAAAACTAAATAGTAGTGCAATGGATGTGGTAATTGCTGGTAATTTTGATGTAAACCAGAAGAGTACTACTATCACCTTTAACAATACGGGTTGGTGGTACGAATACTACAGTGGCGATTCCGTTCAACTATCAACAACAAGCTACCAGTTAACCCTTAATCCAGCGGAATACCGCATGTTTACTTCTAAAAGGATTAAACGCAACGATATATACGTTGGCATAAATCAACCCAAATCAAGCAAAGCAGAGATAATGGTTTGGCCTAATCCTGCCTCTGAAAATATCTTCATAAAATACTTCCAACCCAGCAATGGCCAAGTAAAGGTTGATATGTACAACTTAACCGGTCAGCTTGTTTATAGCGAGACGAGGCATAACTTTTCAGGAGAAAATACAATCGGAATTAATATTCCAAATGAATTACCCAGGGGGCTATACATTCTCCGAATATCGTCAAATGGGTTTGTAAATTCATCAAAAGTAGCCATTGAGCAGTAG
- a CDS encoding SusC/RagA family TonB-linked outer membrane protein, translating to MLTLLIYQGLAFGQGLTVTGTVTDAATKEPLPGVSVFVKGTTIGTTTDLAGKYSIKPQSANDVLVFSFVGYETFEAPINGRSTIDVELVVSTKVIDEVVVIGYGTVKKTDLTASVASVSSKDFNKGAITSPQELLVGKAAGVVITTSSGAPGSGATIRIRGGSSLNASNDPLLIIDGVPIDNNNVSGSSNLLSFLNPNDIETVTILKDAASASIYGSRASNGVILITTKKAKEGSPFRVSYNVNTSLSSAIKFIDVYSGDEIRQIAYANRDLYGADKLLLLGSENTNWQKELFRTAFSQDHSIAVSGSTKFLPYQATIGYTNQSGIMKNTDMQRATGSITLNPSFLNNTLNITVNAKGMSTKHNFGDEGALGSALNMDPTQPIYDGNELSKGYYQWENYGANLGTPNPVQQLMDVDNKSDVVRFMGNFQVNYKLPFIEGLQANLNMATDYNKGEGHNNRPYYSPNTLRGQYLGRLNDYSSTNKNNLLDFYLNYNTELGFLSSKLDATAGYSWQHFEREGDSFTRSQLVTPSWPYKEEKSSYITENYLVSFFGRVNYSILDRYLLTATVRYDGSSRFAEGNRWGLFPSAAFAWKIKEESFLKNVDLISDLKFRLSWGVTGQQDIFNDYPAQARYIASSEGSYYPIDGEFRPTLRPNAYDPDIKWEETTTQNVGIDFGFMNNRINGSFDLYKRETKDMLNVVDIPSGSNFSNVLLTNVGSLENKGFEVALNVVPVSTKDMNLTIGFNLTYNKNKITKLLMSDDPSFIGILYGDAFTGQKQVTRVGYPAYSFFVNKQVYDANGNPIEGLYVDLSGEGGVVNGDNADKYIYHNPSPDYLMGFNIRFSYKNFDISTSSRASIGNYVYNGLAAGASYDQMYQIGYWKNFTTQLSDTRFVKRQFTSDYFVENASFLKVDHITAGYNFNNILNKVNLRVSFTVQNALTFTKYKGIDPEVNGGVDYSFYPRPRTFMLGLGFTF from the coding sequence ATGTTGACCCTTTTAATCTATCAAGGGTTAGCATTTGGACAAGGCCTAACGGTGACAGGAACCGTTACCGATGCGGCCACAAAAGAACCCCTGCCAGGGGTATCGGTATTTGTTAAAGGTACTACAATTGGAACAACTACCGATCTTGCTGGTAAATATTCCATTAAACCACAATCGGCTAACGATGTGTTGGTTTTCAGTTTCGTTGGGTACGAAACATTTGAAGCACCAATTAACGGTCGTTCAACAATAGATGTTGAACTAGTTGTATCCACAAAGGTGATTGATGAAGTTGTGGTAATTGGCTACGGTACCGTAAAGAAAACTGACTTAACCGCCTCGGTAGCATCGGTTAGCTCCAAAGATTTTAACAAGGGTGCTATTACCTCGCCCCAGGAATTACTTGTTGGTAAGGCTGCTGGTGTTGTGATTACCACAAGCAGTGGTGCGCCAGGAAGCGGAGCCACCATTAGGATTCGTGGAGGATCATCTCTCAACGCATCAAACGATCCATTGCTAATTATTGATGGTGTACCCATTGATAATAACAATGTTTCAGGTAGTAGCAACCTGCTTTCATTCTTGAATCCAAACGATATTGAAACAGTAACCATACTTAAGGATGCTGCTTCGGCTTCAATTTATGGTTCAAGGGCATCAAACGGTGTAATTCTTATCACTACTAAGAAAGCAAAAGAAGGATCACCTTTCAGGGTTTCGTACAACGTTAACACCTCTCTTTCCAGTGCAATCAAATTCATCGACGTATATTCAGGTGATGAGATAAGGCAGATTGCTTACGCCAATCGTGATCTCTACGGTGCCGATAAGTTACTGCTTCTGGGTTCTGAAAATACAAACTGGCAGAAAGAACTTTTCAGGACTGCCTTTTCGCAGGACCATAGTATTGCTGTAAGTGGTTCTACTAAGTTTTTGCCCTACCAAGCAACAATAGGTTACACAAACCAGAGCGGTATCATGAAGAATACCGACATGCAGCGTGCAACCGGTTCAATTACTTTAAATCCATCGTTCCTAAATAACACCCTAAACATTACTGTTAACGCTAAGGGTATGTCGACCAAGCATAATTTTGGCGATGAGGGCGCGCTTGGTTCAGCCTTGAACATGGACCCCACACAACCCATATACGATGGCAATGAACTATCAAAGGGATACTACCAGTGGGAAAACTATGGTGCTAACCTTGGAACTCCAAACCCCGTTCAACAGCTAATGGATGTTGATAATAAATCCGATGTAGTTCGCTTCATGGGTAACTTCCAGGTCAACTATAAGCTTCCATTTATTGAAGGATTACAGGCCAACTTAAATATGGCTACCGACTACAATAAGGGGGAAGGACACAACAATAGGCCTTACTATTCACCTAACACCCTTCGTGGTCAGTACCTTGGTAGGCTAAACGATTACAGCAGTACTAATAAGAATAACCTGTTAGACTTTTACCTTAACTATAATACTGAGCTAGGATTCCTGAGTAGCAAACTTGATGCTACCGCCGGTTACTCATGGCAGCATTTTGAGAGAGAGGGTGACTCGTTCACACGAAGCCAGCTAGTTACCCCTTCATGGCCATATAAGGAAGAAAAGAGTTCATACATCACTGAGAATTACCTTGTTTCTTTCTTTGGTCGCGTTAACTACTCAATCCTTGACAGATACTTACTAACTGCAACCGTTCGTTACGACGGTTCATCGCGTTTTGCCGAAGGAAACCGTTGGGGTTTATTCCCATCAGCAGCTTTTGCATGGAAAATCAAGGAAGAGTCGTTCCTGAAAAATGTTGACCTAATCTCTGACTTAAAATTCCGTTTAAGCTGGGGTGTAACCGGTCAACAGGATATTTTCAATGATTACCCTGCACAGGCTAGGTATATCGCTTCATCTGAAGGATCATACTACCCAATTGATGGCGAATTCCGTCCAACTTTAAGACCAAACGCCTACGACCCCGATATTAAATGGGAAGAAACAACTACTCAGAACGTTGGTATCGACTTTGGTTTCATGAATAACAGAATCAATGGTTCATTTGATCTCTACAAACGCGAAACTAAAGATATGCTCAATGTAGTTGATATACCTAGCGGTAGCAACTTCTCAAACGTTCTTCTAACAAACGTAGGTAGTCTTGAAAATAAAGGTTTTGAAGTAGCCCTAAACGTTGTTCCTGTATCAACAAAGGACATGAACCTGACCATCGGTTTCAACCTAACCTACAATAAGAACAAGATTACCAAACTTTTAATGTCCGATGATCCAAGCTTCATTGGTATACTATACGGCGATGCCTTTACAGGTCAAAAACAGGTTACACGTGTGGGATACCCTGCCTACTCATTCTTTGTAAATAAACAGGTTTACGATGCTAACGGAAATCCTATCGAGGGTCTTTACGTTGACCTTTCAGGTGAAGGTGGTGTAGTAAACGGCGACAATGCTGATAAGTATATCTACCATAACCCTAGCCCCGATTACCTAATGGGATTCAACATCCGCTTCAGCTACAAGAATTTCGACATTTCAACCTCGAGCCGTGCTAGCATAGGTAACTATGTTTACAATGGTTTAGCTGCAGGTGCATCGTACGACCAAATGTACCAAATTGGATACTGGAAGAATTTCACCACTCAGCTTAGCGACACTCGCTTTGTAAAACGTCAGTTCACCAGCGATTACTTTGTTGAAAATGCCTCGTTCCTGAAGGTTGATCATATTACAGCAGGATACAATTTCAACAACATTCTTAACAAGGTTAACCTCCGTGTTAGCTTCACTGTTCAAAATGCTTTGACTTTTACAAAGTATAAAGGAATTGATCCTGAGGTAAATGGTGGTGTTGACTATAGTTTTTACCCAAGACCTCGCACTTTCATGTTAGGACTTGGTTTCACATTTTAA
- a CDS encoding acyloxyacyl hydrolase, whose amino-acid sequence MGFELDAQNAEHWANIYSSSLSGFMGKVLAHSDTLKPLTNGIVKGFRFSVSQKANGGKAWHNRHGMPYVGIALTGIDLGNKRVLGNAWGIQPFISYQLLQFKNFSVRTDFGLGLAYITRKYSPAHNPTNVAISTSINYWATANLTSTFKFSNRFNLTAGIESNHFSNGAIKKPNYGLNIVGFSFGFTYTPERDKIDNCKKDVNLENSDGKSQLGIVILAGIKETGPAGGEKYYPFSISIEYLMPLAQSYPLMAGLDIMFDKSARFHIELSGMHYSPVNDDFQVGIKTGLLIPFNRLSLHGHFGWYLYNKNPRLPLYYQKLGIRYRLSRTSQVLLELKTHLNTADHVGVGYIFTL is encoded by the coding sequence TTGGGTTTTGAATTAGATGCTCAGAACGCTGAACATTGGGCAAACATTTATAGTTCATCCTTGTCAGGTTTTATGGGGAAAGTATTAGCACACAGCGATACCCTTAAGCCTCTAACTAATGGCATTGTAAAAGGATTTCGATTTTCAGTATCACAGAAAGCTAATGGGGGAAAAGCTTGGCACAACCGCCATGGAATGCCTTATGTTGGAATTGCTTTAACCGGTATCGATTTAGGGAATAAAAGGGTTCTGGGAAATGCCTGGGGAATACAACCCTTTATTTCGTACCAACTACTTCAATTTAAAAATTTCTCAGTTAGAACCGATTTTGGGTTAGGGTTGGCTTACATAACCCGGAAATACTCCCCTGCCCATAATCCAACCAATGTGGCAATATCAACCTCCATTAATTACTGGGCAACAGCAAATCTGACATCTACCTTCAAATTCTCAAACCGATTCAACCTTACTGCAGGCATTGAGTCCAATCATTTCTCAAACGGAGCAATAAAAAAACCTAACTATGGTTTAAACATTGTTGGGTTTTCGTTTGGCTTTACCTATACACCTGAAAGGGATAAGATAGATAATTGTAAGAAAGATGTCAACCTTGAGAATTCAGACGGTAAATCGCAACTAGGAATAGTAATTTTAGCGGGAATCAAGGAGACTGGTCCTGCAGGCGGGGAAAAGTACTACCCCTTTTCAATATCCATAGAATACCTAATGCCACTAGCCCAAAGCTACCCTTTGATGGCTGGATTAGATATTATGTTCGACAAATCAGCACGGTTTCACATCGAGCTAAGCGGAATGCACTATAGCCCTGTTAATGACGATTTTCAGGTGGGTATAAAAACAGGACTGCTAATTCCTTTCAACCGATTATCGCTACATGGGCATTTTGGATGGTACCTTTACAACAAAAACCCACGTTTACCGCTATACTACCAGAAGTTAGGAATCCGCTACCGGCTTTCAAGAACCTCTCAAGTACTGCTAGAGCTAAAAACCCACCTCAACACAGCCGACCATGTTGGGGTGGGTTACATTTTTACCCTCTAA
- a CDS encoding SusE domain-containing protein: protein MRNKLIKYFGIVGLLGLLASCEKDGEKITMLSDPNPPTIVSMPEMKFYRTGDPNQVVEFRCTPVDPGFNASATYFLEIAPAGSAFANPVQLYSGPQDTLITFKVSELNAKLLSVFDGDVETNAEVRVRAILTVDAGTGAPGTGANAFAYTSASSATVVRPYGLPRLDLIGTSFANWIESPNADGIYSGFVKLSSSEPFTLKNPDDNKVYGLNAGGTAFEENGSNSLTSPDNGWYKLTVNLNDGSFSLDAHMYGVVGSATPNGWGSPDIKMDYNRKKGYWEVTTDLNEGEIKFRKNDGWAWNLGLDGTEGKLKHDGPNIPVTSAGSYYITLTITEYEGPNEAGVYTMTKLN from the coding sequence ATGAGAAATAAATTAATAAAATATTTTGGGATAGTTGGATTGCTGGGCTTATTGGCCAGCTGTGAGAAAGATGGTGAAAAGATTACCATGCTATCCGATCCAAATCCTCCAACTATCGTTTCCATGCCCGAAATGAAATTCTACCGTACAGGAGACCCTAATCAAGTTGTTGAATTTAGGTGCACTCCTGTAGATCCAGGCTTTAATGCTTCAGCCACCTACTTTCTGGAAATTGCTCCTGCCGGTAGTGCATTTGCAAATCCAGTTCAACTTTACTCCGGTCCACAGGATACGCTAATTACATTCAAAGTAAGCGAGCTAAACGCTAAACTATTAAGTGTATTTGATGGCGATGTTGAAACGAATGCTGAAGTTAGAGTTAGAGCTATTCTAACTGTTGACGCAGGTACAGGGGCTCCAGGAACAGGGGCTAATGCCTTTGCATATACATCTGCTTCTTCAGCTACAGTTGTTAGACCATACGGTTTACCTCGTCTTGACCTTATTGGCACAAGCTTTGCAAACTGGATTGAATCACCCAATGCCGACGGAATTTACAGTGGGTTCGTAAAGCTAAGTTCATCTGAACCCTTTACCCTCAAAAACCCCGACGACAATAAGGTATATGGCTTAAATGCTGGGGGTACTGCTTTCGAAGAAAATGGTAGCAATAGCCTAACTTCGCCCGACAATGGTTGGTATAAGTTGACAGTAAACCTTAACGACGGATCCTTCTCACTTGATGCTCACATGTATGGTGTTGTTGGATCAGCTACTCCAAATGGTTGGGGCTCTCCTGACATAAAAATGGATTACAATCGGAAAAAGGGTTACTGGGAGGTTACCACTGATCTTAATGAAGGCGAAATTAAGTTCCGCAAGAATGATGGTTGGGCCTGGAACCTTGGTCTGGATGGAACTGAAGGTAAGTTGAAGCACGATGGTCCTAATATTCCTGTTACAAGTGCTGGTAGTTATTACATAACCCTAACAATTACAGAATACGAAGGACCAAACGAAGCTGGTGTTTATACAATGACTAAACTTAACTAA